In the Podospora pseudocomata strain CBS 415.72m chromosome 5, whole genome shotgun sequence genome, one interval contains:
- a CDS encoding hypothetical protein (EggNog:ENOG503NUTS; COG:U): MYQDYDPTDTARREGGRRKPELTIDTSPSSPRIKRQRDPPQTPSPRETSTPSQDESASSAGGRALRLPKGTGRDTADIETFLESLTPVDIPYEMTLSNQDQQHHQPELPSSSRSKKQPDPRDSHDLSLPARQVTRDSLVANMLLSLDQMSMGQIRGGVGGTTSFGGSRPGYDDPLFSSFGDDNSRTMTLNSRTGRTGHGYSYSSDLEGADDASRMSSRGRRSNSSSGFQSNLGRINSMRETGTPGAIHSRGGKGSKSSSANSIDQGYAQVLGSQRWARGFGRSSSFDGAAEAAAPRPAPGPWHIEFSNTFFNKNNDEYDAAPMPTVPAGPRRLTTVPSLPVMPPPEPKTTEPKAQSRGSSVERRRSIRSSKSATITRKPDPMYTTVRDAPPVPALDIDSAPAPHIGYEKSKEAGLVPPQATMQPKEKQGFFRRMFGSTKTALTPSISTPPVTPAASSLGLQPKSSAPPSRESHHSTTHTLQKKTSSFFRRRKQSITDAEPPPVPIVPVAPVVHNVPAVQLPMDQLQVFPGIGKAEPSPITSLRRAMDPFLAGSPTSTAAQTPVDEPMPSIEAPESPVQAKNPAPPEEENRGRNRGFSPDYDPSPKAVIRKVDPEPSDPNNTATTPNRPPATPLASPPKSFLREDSDDEDSPVRHRKAPQSETRNLKPGAEDDRNRSPSPTVSKSKSVPNLNMARKDLRLSIRHNTDNPPTHRDSSNTLGLPLEMPSVPSFKIESAEPSPKGESIPHSAKSIDEPNEFVVGDPTEDDRQKAQKIYDGSEEFIQKDRAAAYMGEEGPVRQRVLRAYMDLFDFENQSIVSGLRLVCNRLLLRAETQQVDRILVAFTKRWCDCNPNHGFKIPDVIHTICYSIILLNTDLHIADIEHRMSKPQFVKNTMTTIRQALQESAPEAFNKRASILPGKGPQWEAEGRTSEDQNPRYSSFRASFKPPPRPGSALGTFADSADGCGPLVKAPFDGPLKAWEQQVEIVLKETYSSIRDDRLPLFGADASSPIVQTPNSLSVMSMLKRSPSVLSKAPSEGVASTRGRIQDTMKPNSRWNSKSRSRPRGFGNGFSSSRTSFDDGTSVWSPTDSSATWSKVSLGRTHTSMSMDSFGSAYPRGDYQQSIGFASALSQAIIREDNADDDGEVHPDELLDDESLELAGPPWIKEGIVSHKHFKDGNNKKPKNHNWTEVFAVIQKGQLSLFSFSPNKSMRQKNRRGPGGTLPKGAVVGGGNWQDHATNLGTFSLRHTLATAFPPGGYSHSRRHVWILNLPTGAVHFFHVGTPEISAEFVSTANYWSARLSTVPLIGGISNIEYGWSDAVINNALVAAINESTTNLPNRPPTSGSSARGHSRSGSAAAANTGTGIVPTLTRSSMQSGRSIRSSSFDFGGSLNRPGSGSSGVLGNHAGLVGSLPMRHSAKLPGDRIHIADWTPPQQSTRPSNLSEKDQLGYLQGYIKSIEAELQSHNALRSPMLLAFTPRSTNAVRAMANWERKSEYLLHEIVKFRTYAENLEMATVRRGEIYKERDIAKRAARGEEVDLDGDGEEEKKKEEGIEVAV; encoded by the exons ATGTACCAAGATTACGATCCAACCGACACGGCTCGCCGAGAAGGCGGCAGACGGAAGCCCGAACTGACTATCGACACGTCGCCGTCCTCCCCGAGAATCAAAAGACAGCGAGACCCCCCACAGACACCATCTCCCCGCGAAACATCCACACCTTCCCAAGACGAGAGCGCCTCATCTGCTGGGGGCCGGGCGCTTAGGTTGCCCAAAGGCACGGGTAGAGACACGGCCGACATTGAGACCTTTCTTGAGAGTCTCACGCCCGTCGACATCCCCTACGAGATGACACTGTCGAACCAGGaccagcaacatcaccagcccGAACTGCCATCATCGTCTCGCTCCAAGAAGCAGCCCGACCCCCGCGACTCCCACGACCTCTCACTGCCGGCCCGCCAGGTAACACGGGACTCACTCGTGGCCAACATGCTCCTGTCGCTCGACCAAATGTCCATGGGCCAGATtagaggaggtgttggtggtacCACGTCATTTGGCGGGTCGAGGCCAGGGTACGACGATCCCCTCTTTTCCTCGTTTGGAGACGACAACAGCCGAACAATGACCTTGAACTCGAGGACCGGCCGCACCGGCCACGGCTACTCGTACAGCTCTGACCTCGAAGGGGCAGACGACGCCAGCAGGATGTCATCGCGCGGCCgccgcagcaacagcagctcaGGCTTCCAGTCCAACCTCGGCCGGATCAACAGCATGCGCGAGACGGGGACACCGGGGGCAATCCATTCCAGAGGCGGCAAGGGGAGCAAGAGCAGCAGTGCAAACAGCATCGATCAGGGGTACGCACAGGTTCTGGGCAGCCAGCGATGGGccagggggtttgggagatCATCGAGCTTTGATGGGgcggcagaagcagcagcaccacggCCAGCACCAGGCCCCTGGCACATTGAGTTTTCCAACACTTTTTTCAATAAGAACAACGATGAGTACGACGCCGCGCCGATGCCAACGGTCCCAGCCGGCCCGCGTAGACTAACCACAGTGCCGTCGCTGCCCGTCATGCCGCCGCCCGAACCCAAGACTACCGAGCCGAAGGCCCAATCCAGAGGGTCGAGTGTCGAACGTCGACGAAGCATCCGCTCGTCCAAGagcgccaccatcaccagaaaGCCAGACCCAATGTACACCACGGTGCGCGATGCACCGCCTGTCCCTGCTTTGGACATCGACTCAGCTCCTGCTCCACACATTGGTTACGAAAAATCAAAAGAGGCGGGTCTTGTCCCGCCACAGGCCACCATGcagccaaaagaaaagcaaggCTTCTTCAGGAGGATGTTTGGATCTACCAAGACAGCATTGACACCGAGCATCTCTACGCCACCAGTAACACCGGCCGCCTCCTCGCTCGGACTGCAGCCGAAATCATCCGCACCACCGTCACGCGAATCACATCATTCCACCACGCATACGCTACAGAAAAAGACGTCGTCGTTCTTTCGGCGACGGAAACAGTCCATCACAGATGCGGAGCCACCACCGGTCCCCATCGTGCCAGTGGCACCGGTGGTGCACAATGTCCCGGCGGTCCAGCTCCCTATGGATCAGCTACAGGTGTTCCCAGGGATAGGAAAGGCAGAGCCCAGCCCGATCACCAGCTTACGGCGGGCCATGGACCCGTTCCTTGCTGGCAGCCCTACGTCGACCGCTGCCCAGACCCCTGTGGACGAGCCAATGCCTTCGATCGAGGCCCCAGAATCTCCTGTTCAGGCCAAGAATCCCGCGCCACCGGAAGAGGAGAACCGCGGTAGGAACCGCGGCTTTTCACCGGACTATGACCCGAGTCCAAAAGCTGTTATACGTAAAGTCGACCCCGAACCCAGTGATCCCAACAACACTGCCACCACACCAAACCGACCCCCTGCTACGCCTCTGGCCTCGCCACCCAAGTCTTTTCTACGCGAAGAcagtgatgacgaggacagCCCGGTACGGCATCGCAAGGCTCCTCAGTCTGAAACCAGGAACCTCAAGCCTGGGGCGGAAGATGACAGGAACCggtcaccgtcaccaacgGTATCCAAGTCCAAGAGCGTTCCAAACCTTAACATGGCCAGGAAAGACTTGAGACTTTCGATCCGACACAATACCGACAACCCGCCCACTCACCGTGACAGTTCCAACACGCTCGGCCTGCCACTTGAAATGCCAAGTGTGCCCAGCTTCAAGATCGAAAGCGCCGAGCCGAGTCCCAAGGGTGAATCCATTCCTCACTCAGCCAAGTCCATTGATGAACCTAACGAGTTTGTGGTGGGAGATCCGACGGAAGATGACCGTCAAAAGGCACAGAAGATTTATGACGGCAGTGAGGAGTTCATCCAAAAGGACCGGGCGGCGGCTTACatgggtgaagaaggcccTGTTCGCCAGAGAGTGCTACGTGCTTACATGGATCTCTTCGACTTTGAGAACCAGAGCATTGTGAGCGGCTTGCGCTTGGTGTGCAAccgcctgctgctgagggCTGAAACACAGCAAGTGGACAGGATCTTGGTAGCCTTTACCAAGAGGTGGTGCGACTGCAACCCAAATCATGGTTTCAAAATACCAG ATGTTATTCACACTATTTGCTACTCAATCATTCTTCTCAACACGGATCTTCATATTGCCGATATTGAGCACAGAATGAGCAAGCCCCAGTTCGTCAAGAACACCATGACCACCATCAGACAGGCCCTTCAAGAGTCGGCGCCTGAGGCGTTCAACAAGCGTGCGAGCATCCTCCCGGGCAAGGGGCCTCAGTGGGAGGCGGAAGGTCGCACGTCGGAGGACCAAAACCCGAGATATAGTAGCTTCCGGGCCTCGTTcaagccaccaccacgtccCGGTTCGGCGCTTGGGACGTTTGCGGATTCGGCTGACGGATGTGGCCCTCTTGTCAAGGCGCCATTTGACGGGCCGCTGAAGGCATGGGAGCAACAAGTGGAAATTGTCTTGAAGGAGACATATTCTTCGATCCGCGATGACCGTTTGCCGTTGTTCGGCGCCGATGCCTCGAGCCCCATCGTCCAGACCCCAAACAGCTTGTCCGTCATGAGCATGCTCAAGCGGTCACCCAGTGTGCTTAGCAAAGCGCCATCAGAGGGTGTTGCTTCCACCCGGGGCCGCATTCAGGACACAATGAAGCCCAACTCGAGGTGGAACTCCAAGAGCAGATCAAGACCACGAGGCTTTGGCAACGGCTTCTCGTCTAGTAGGACTAGCTTTGACGATGGAACGTCTGTCTGGAGCCCTACCGATTCCTCAGCGACCTGGAGTAAGGTGTCGCTGGGTAGGACCCACACCTCCATGTCGATGGACTCGTTCGGCTCGGCGTATCCCCGTGGCGACTACCAGCAGTCGATTGGATTTGCCAGCGCTCTGAGCCAGGCGATTATCCGGGAGGACaatgccgacgacgacggggaggTTCATCCTGATGagttgttggatgatgagtCTCTTGAGCTTGCCGGTCCTCCATGGATCAAGGAAGGAATTGTAAGCCACAAACACTTCAAGGATGGGAACAAtaagaagcccaagaaccACAATTGGACCGAAGTGTTTGCGGTCATCCAAAAGGGGCAGCTgagcctcttctccttttcgCCGAACAAGTCGATGAGACAGAAGAACAGACGGGGTCCTGGCGGGACTCTTCCCAAGGGTGccgtggtgggtgggggCAACTGGCAAGACCATGCTACCAACCTGGGTACTTTCTCGCTCAGGCATACTCTCGCCACTGCTTTCCCTCCTGGGGGGTACAGCCATTCCCGCAGGCACGTCTGGATCCTGAACCTGCCCACCGGCGCCGTTCACTTCTTCCACGTCGGCACACCCGAGATCAGCGCCGAGTTCGTCAGCACGGCCAACTACTGGAGCGCCCGACTCAGCACAGTACCACTGATTGGTGGTATCTCCAACATCGAGTACGGCTGGAGCGACGCGGTTATCAACAACGCGCTCGTAGCCGCCATTAACGAAAGcacaaccaacctccccaaccgcccCCCAACATCCGGCAGCAGCGCCCGAGGCCACTCCCGCTCCGGCAGCGCGGCCGCTGCCAACACCGGCACAGGGATAGTacccaccctcacccgcTCCTCCATGCAATCCGGCCGCTCCATCCGCTCTTCGTCCTTTGACTTTGGCGGCTCTCTCAACCGCCCTGGCTCGGGCTCCTCGGGCGTCCTCGGCAACCACGCCGGCCTGGTCGGCTCCCTTCCTATGCGTCACTCGGCCAAGCTGCCCGGTGATCGCATCCACATTGCCGACTGGACACCGCCGCAGCAGTCCACCCGCCCCAGCAACCTGTCCGAGAAGGACCAGCTGGGGTATCTGCAGGGGTACATCAAGAGTATCGAGGCGGAACTGCAGAGCCACAACGCGCTTAGGAGCCCGATGCTGCTTGCGTTCACGCCGAGGAGCACGAACGCGGtgagggccatggcgaattgggagaggaagagcgAGTATTTGCTGCATGAGATTGTCAAGTTTAGGACGTATGCCGAGAATTTGGAGATGgcgacggtgaggaggggggagatttACAAGGAGAGGGATATTGCGAAgcgggcggcgaggggggaggaggttgatttggacggggatggggaggaggagaagaagaaggaggaggggattgAGGTGGCTGTGTAA